The following coding sequences are from one bacterium SCSIO 12741 window:
- a CDS encoding cobalamin-dependent protein (Presence of a B(12) (cobalamin)-binding domain implies dependence on cobalamin itself, in one of its several forms, or in some unusual lineages, dependence on a cobalamin-like analog.), producing MIHEIYLNYLERYPEWKGSAFKRGLLNDIEFLLRYNRKGGDDFYSFLIWQLELLRTLEIEEEAFFRLLQLCQEMGAINLDENFGPRLSALSHLIVNGAEKDVERVAQAFDFHVRLFSDIDPAAHVDHTAKIKSDLDFILHFLHRSRAQKEDSLFELFLNWHRHLLEAIGVKKIALVRMLVSLQVFMPTEDKEVLRRATRALVKNQFVEWNTASSKAEQIAQIHIRLFDGLDKHAALKYKEHMVNDAEKHLAFLDQAFQAQSEILFIEYTNWLKSTLGSLGIEALTIIRFMATLRMVLNPDNPSMTAMLDAGIQNLVAAQQKNQKESSSMLIPEAEKYLEILLEGDRTKASNYILDLVHKGMPVRDVYIDIFQSAQYEIGRLWEQNELSVAQEHYCTATTQMIMSLLFPQIMSASSNGNNVVATCVGSELHEMGIRMVADFLEMEGWNTYYIGANVPHEAILESISRNKAHILALSVTLTPHIKNAVQLIEAVRYKFPTLKILVGGYPFTKDPELWSRIGADATVGSVLEVHKQASRLLES from the coding sequence ATGATTCACGAGATCTACCTCAACTACCTTGAGCGGTATCCCGAATGGAAGGGGAGCGCCTTCAAGCGTGGTTTGCTAAACGATATTGAATTCCTTCTTCGCTACAACCGAAAGGGAGGAGATGACTTCTATTCTTTTTTGATTTGGCAGCTCGAGTTGCTGCGTACCCTGGAAATTGAAGAGGAGGCCTTTTTTCGGTTGCTTCAGCTCTGTCAGGAAATGGGAGCGATAAACCTGGATGAGAACTTTGGGCCACGTCTTTCGGCATTATCCCATTTAATCGTCAATGGGGCAGAAAAGGATGTTGAGCGAGTGGCCCAGGCTTTTGACTTCCATGTTCGATTGTTTAGCGATATTGACCCAGCGGCTCATGTGGATCATACCGCCAAAATTAAATCGGACTTAGATTTTATCCTTCATTTTCTGCACCGGTCCAGAGCCCAAAAAGAGGATTCCCTATTTGAACTGTTTTTGAATTGGCACCGTCATTTGTTGGAGGCTATTGGCGTCAAGAAAATAGCTTTGGTGCGCATGCTTGTGAGTCTTCAGGTTTTTATGCCCACAGAAGACAAGGAGGTACTCAGAAGAGCCACACGAGCGCTGGTTAAAAATCAGTTCGTCGAGTGGAATACGGCCTCCTCCAAAGCCGAACAAATTGCCCAGATTCACATTCGGTTGTTTGATGGGTTGGACAAGCACGCGGCCCTCAAGTACAAGGAGCACATGGTAAACGATGCCGAAAAGCATTTGGCATTTTTGGATCAGGCATTTCAGGCCCAGAGTGAAATTCTGTTTATCGAATACACCAATTGGCTCAAGTCTACTTTGGGCAGTTTGGGAATAGAGGCACTAACCATTATTCGTTTTATGGCTACCCTGCGAATGGTCCTGAATCCCGACAATCCGAGTATGACGGCTATGTTGGATGCGGGCATTCAAAATCTGGTTGCAGCCCAACAGAAAAATCAGAAAGAATCATCATCCATGCTTATCCCAGAGGCTGAGAAATATTTGGAAATTCTCCTGGAAGGTGATCGAACCAAAGCCAGTAACTATATCCTGGATTTGGTGCACAAGGGCATGCCTGTGCGGGACGTATACATCGATATTTTTCAATCAGCGCAATACGAAATCGGTCGGTTATGGGAACAGAATGAGCTGTCCGTAGCCCAGGAGCATTATTGCACGGCAACTACTCAAATGATTATGTCGCTGTTGTTTCCCCAAATCATGTCAGCCTCTTCCAATGGCAATAATGTGGTGGCCACCTGTGTAGGAAGTGAGTTGCATGAAATGGGAATTCGAATGGTGGCCGATTTTCTCGAAATGGAAGGGTGGAATACCTATTACATTGGGGCCAACGTTCCGCATGAGGCCATCCTTGAATCGATAAGTAGAAACAAGGCACATATCCTGGCCCTTTCAGTTACCCTTACACCGCATATCAAAAATGCCGTTCAGCTCATCGAAGCCGTTCGGTATAAGTTTCCGACCCTGAAAATTTTGGTGGGAGGTTATCCTTTTACCAAAGATCCCGAATTGTGGTCGCGGATTGGTGCAGATGCCACAGTAGGGTCCGTACTGGAGGTCCACAAACAAGCTTCACGATTACTGGAATCATGA